The Ziziphus jujuba cultivar Dongzao chromosome 12, ASM3175591v1 sequence CTGGATCCTCTGTCCCCATTTTGATGTCCCCAAGCCTGTCCTCCCAATCAATCAATGCCacctcattttaaaaaataacactcATATTTTACCGtcagtttattatattttttactttttttttttaactttaaaatactCCTTCTTCTTTTTGCCTTTGAATGTCGCACAGCCATACCGGCATTCATCAAACTTTAATTGCTTTGATTACCAACATCGTTTCcaccaatttttaaattttatattcatcaCTGAATGATAATTTTTAGTAAAATCTAATTTACATCGCTCATCGAAGCAAATCCATAGAacatttattttccaaaaaaaaaaatatatttacattattAGAAATCTTTgaatcataaaatttcattaaaatttaatgtttgataatatttttcattattatttttaaacctaAAAGACCctttataaatctttttttttttttttttcctttttgttgttaaagtcaaagaattaaaactcGCGGGTTCAATCAAAATGTATATGGCGGTAAGCTCAATCCAAAAGGACTCAAAAGCACCATTTTCCAGGCAACTTCAAACGATTGTTGCATAAAATTCTCATCCCATCAAACCAGACAACGAAAATATACATACTTATATCTTCATATTTGTTGAACCATGCCCAAGtcttaagatatatatatatatatatatatatatataaatatatatatatatataaatatatatatatatatatatatatatatatatatatatttaaaattgaagaaaatccgAACCCAACCATCTAGCAAATAAACCCCACTTTCAAAACATACATTTTCTCTCTTCTATCTATTGGTAATTGAAGGTATTACGGTTTGATGAATACCGGTCTGGTTGCGCGACATTcaaaggcaaaaagaaaaaggagtattttagggttaaaaaaaaagtagaaaatataataaactgaCTGTAAAAAATgagtgttattttttaaaatgagataGCATTGACTGACTGGGGGATAGGCTTGGGGACACCAAAATGGGGACAGAGGATCCGGCTCCATTTCTTTCATAATCTCTTTCATTCAAGCCAAACATTGAAAACCTTTGAAATCTAGTGGTCAACaaggtttatattttttataatgacaaaaataaCATCAATATGAAACagtaaagtaattaaattaacatatatacaaataaacatattttttgtaaaaaaaaaaataataataactttaaatatatatatatatatattatattttgtaaaaggtgatattttataatttattttatattttgataaataacttATTTGTAAAATAACTTCTAGAAATACggaaaatattaactttttacTATTAATAGTTTACATCGATGGTATCtttgttattataaaaaaaagtaaaccatGTTGACCACCATAtttcaaagtttgaaaaaatatataaatctcaatatgaaaaaatttgaaactaaaAGAGGTATAACTTTGCCTTTTCTTgaataaccaaataaataaataaataagtaaaacaaaaacaatttctttttttttcttcaacatACAAAGTTCACCGCATTTAAAAGGCTCTTATCAATTaaatccaaaatatttatatagtaaGTATATATTTGACAGAACTTTTTTTgggattaaaaattttatttaaagatcaATTGTtcttgtattaaaaaataaaggtatttgataaaaatcaacaaatatttgttaactaaaaaaattatttttttaaactattttagaGAAACTTAAATTTTGtacttctttaaaaaaattgttcattttAGATTATatggaaactaaattaatacaatatttttaacttatatgaaaattcattaagcatttaatgcggtttttttttttataactaaacacttattaactttttaataaaagtattttttcaaaaagatctattatataaatttttacagaTTAAGGTTCTATTTTCATCAACTATATCAAACGGATCTTTAATACTTATTGATTGGTTGTATAATTAGTTGttaaatgaatttaaatttaaaaatgatgtgGAAACCTTAATACTTGTCGTGTAAAGATTCCTTAATTAGAATATTCTTTGTGACTACATTATATATAGGAAGTTAGTTGCCGGCCATTCCAAAGCCATTCACTATTTGAATTAGAAAAACATCCAATTGTTAGTCAACCCGGTAAGAAGCGGAAAACAGAAAAGAAGTGAGATTGAATTGTTCAGCTCAGTAGCAGGCAGTTTGGCACCcacatcatataatttttttttttttctcttcattaTATTTCAATTCAATATTCATCTCCTTCTTTTGGATTTCATCACCCAGATGAGGTTGCACAAGCTGTTGTATCTGGAAAAGAAACACATCCAAATTAGCATCCTTATCATCTTTTTCACCCTGCAGCTGGTAAAGTCAGGTACTGTCCCAGAAGAATCAAGGTATGAAGACTGCAAACCCAGAAACTGCGGCAGTGGCCCAGATATAAGCTACCCTTTTTACGTCCAAGGCGCCGGAGGAGACTTTTGCGGTGAGCCAGCGTTTGAGATTGTGTGCATGGATAACAAACCTATGCATTGGACCTCAAGCGGCCCCTACATCATCAAGAATATATCATATGAAAACCAGTCAATTCTTTTGGTTGCTGCAGAACTTGTGAATGCTCCTTGCTTTGCTCCTTCTCAGAGATTCGCATTTGCGCACAACTCTCCCTTCAAGTTTACCTCCAAACATGCCGATCTTCTATTCTCTTACGGATGCAACAAATCATTTGCAGTTTTTGGTTTCGAGACATCTTTGGTTTCTTGCGCTTCCAATTCCAGTTATAAATCCTTCGTTGCTTTGCTACCTAAGGCTGTGAAGATCAATGATGGCTGCATTTCTGACGTGTTTGTACCTGTTGATTTGGAAGGAGATCGATCTaatcaaaccataaaaaatgTGGACTATGTTCAGCTGTTGAAGAATGGATTTACTTTAGAATGGCACGGACGTGGCTGCGGAAACTTCTGTACGGAAAGCGGTGGTCGATGCAGACAAGAAAATGGAGTCGCTGTATGCTATTGCCCTGATGGAACAACCCATCCGACAAAATGCAAACAaggtaatttaatttaataacctTACAAAATCCATCAAATCTAGCATGTATCAATTAATAtatactaatatttatgtgttattGTTTGATTGATGAACTTcttaatatgatttaaatatagataaatttaattcatgattaaatataaattaatcaaataatatatgtacGTATGATAAATAACTTGGTAAATTATATGGAATCTCCAgtatatattattcaatttaattagtttaagtATAATTACTTGCAGTGTTATAATTAGTCAAATTGATCATCATTAACTTGAGAAGGCCTTGTTTTTCCGTTAAATCAAAGTACATGATCgacattgtttttattttaaaacccaaaaaaaaaaaaaaagttaggaaTTATATACTGAAGATGaggaatgaattttataatttatttattttgtaatatatatatatatatatatatatatgatatatatctatacactgataaaaattagataaatccCTTGAGTCTTTGACTCGATGTACGGCAGTTGGTTCTtctttcatgaaaaaaaaaatatttttgattcgAAATTAAAATCAAAGGACGAACAAGCAAGGACAGACTCAGCACAACCCAAAAAAGctactataaattaattaaacaagaaCCGACTCTCGTTGCTGACGCAAAGAatactaaaaactaaaaactttttaatgattaaaaaataaaaaatgcctaTCTTATTGTTACTTTTCCTGGATAATGTactattcaaattttttaaactatattaaaatatttaaaaaaataaagaccatTTCGAATATTCTAAGGGTCCTTATCAAGGCCGGCatgaaattgattatataattaAGAGTTTCCGGTGAGTTTGCATGTATGTCCAAGGAATATAATAAATCTAGgaagacccttttttttttcttttttttctttttttcatttgtacAAAGACTCtcttagaaggaaaaaaaatttccggGACTGCTGCTGCCAACTCTCAGCAAAAAAATGGGATCCACAATCAAAATTTGCTCCacttaaaatactttttttctttttttttgggtaacatcCTGTTGGAAGGCTTGAATCGTTAAACCTTCAGTCCAGTTGTCATAAAATCTAACCTTGTTTTTGTGTCCAGTCTAACTTTTCAGGGACGGCTTCAAACATGtgcattatatataaaaaaatccagTTGTCATAAAATCTAATCATGTTTTTGTGTCCAGTCTAACTTTTCAGTGACGGCTTCAAACATGTGcattatgtataaaaaaatcattcatgTATTGGGTCATGCCTTAATTTTTGTTCGAAGTTTGTTTGTGTTATGTCACTTAtaaattgtaatatatttttcctttatctctttttttttttttaaaggttacACTCATCCATAAATTATGATACGTTTGAGTATTAGATTTATTGATACTAAATGAGAATTCTCAATGAATGATtggttgatttatatatatatatatatatacagttttattACGGTgcataccaaatatatatatcataaaaaattatatatacatatatagccttgttatgacaaaatacaATTCACAGATTTATTTTGGACTATAATTATagcttgaatatatatatatatatatatatattttggtaataggCTCGAATAACATTTGTAATAATAATCAAACGGGAATTTCCAAAAGTACTAACCATGTTAGCTTGGGTCCTAAACTCTAATATATACATTGTACAATAGAGTGTAGTATGAGTAATGTGCGACTTGCACCATATACTGTCGAGACTTTATACAAACCATCCTTGGCCCACCCTTTTTATCAGGTTTAAATTTAAGGATTGCGGGGTTTTCAAAAGTTGATAAAACCccacctttcctttttttttttttttttttgggtgaatatgaTAAATCCCACATGTGAATGAAGGAATGtttatgtttaatatataaatcattaACTCGCGTTTTATAGGCTTGAGCTATGaaataaatggtatttttaGTAAAGTATTTGCTAAATTGGAAGGGCAAGAATTGAATGCGCTCTcatgttttgttattttaatatttttattttacaggaAAGTTTGGAAGCAACACAATCCTTACAGTTAGAATAGGTACGTAAATTTACTCTTGAattccttaatttattattataaaatggcCTGGTAAATacttttcataatatatttgtttgaatgaatgaagtaaatttatattttctaacacCAATGATCCATGAAACCTTTGAACTTCAAAAGCGTTAGAGCTATAGTTCCTAATTTGGAAATACTATAGTTCCTAACCTTAAACACAGTTTATTTTAACCTATTGACATATTTTGTGTGTGAAATATTGTATGCTCGTCGTGTTGGTAAAAAGAGACAGATaagttttgaataatttataagTAAAAATTGTCTTCAAACGACTGAAAATAAATTGTTTCGATGTTAGGGATTGTAACTGCATGCTTATGAAGTTCAGGAGtacaaatgcaaaataaaaaaaataaaaaagaatggttTAGGGAATtactaggggaaaaaaaaaaaacccttaaatTTATAGAGACTATTCTATGGCACAGAAATGCTTTAGCGGGTAATTGGTTCATCAACTAAAAGAGGGTTTGTTTTTTTGACTAAAGTTTCAAAATAacttatctttatatatatatatatatatatataatggcttATCTTAATTTATTAAACCATTTtctcttgtttatttttttttaaattaatacttAATTTTAGATTAATTGAAAAGTACAAATTTTAAAGCTTGTAtcttattcaaaatatattaattttttaaaaattatccctATTCAAAATATCATATTTCAACTATGTTCCCCTAACTTCTTCATACCCAAGACGAAGTCTCAGGATTGGGATTTATTATCGAGAAGGCTTCGAGATTGGGAATGGGAATGGGATCATTGAATGGGATCCAAATTAAAACCGAACAGAAACATGGATTAGGAACGACATCGGAATCTAAGATCATTCAATCGTCTCAGAGACCTAGGATCATCTAAACTGTACTCGAATCAGGGAttgcacttttttttctttttttggtaataaattcTAGTCCATTAagatttaagactaaaacaaatGCAACCTaagtttttttcaatttgactAAAAAATACAACGAatgtttttaaatgttaattatatatgaatggCAACCTATATAATTGATTTGGGATATATGTCTTGGTTTATAATCGTATAAGAGAatattgctgttgttgttgttgttgttgttgtagtaTATATTGTTTAGATGTCAAGTCCTCGTTAATATTGTATTTCCCGTGTTTGATATATAACAGTTACCAGTACAGCTGTTGGTATGGGGGTTTTCTTGATAATAATTTACTGCTTATGGAGGAAATATTCAATTAGCAAGTTCATATTCTTCTGGATAAAGAATAACCAAGCCCGCCAGGATGTTCTAAGAAACTATGGGGCCGCGGTGAGAACATACAGTTATTTGGATGTGAAGAAAATGACCAACTCCTTCTCAGATAAATTAGGCCAAGGGGGCTATGGCAGTGTCTACAAAGGGAAGTTGCGTGATGATGGTGGTCTTGTTGCGGTGAAGGTGTTGAACGAATCAAAAGGAGATGGAGAAGAATTCATCAATGAGGTTGCGACCATTAGTAGAACCTCCCATGTCAACATTGTTAGTTTATTGGGATTCTGTTATGAAGGCCAAAAAAGGGCTCTCATTTACGATTTCATGCCTAACGGATCGCTTGAAAAGTTCATATTTGGTGAAAACCCACGAAACAATAAGTTGGGATGGAAAATGCTCTATCAAATATCACTTGGCATTGCTCGAGGACTAGAGTATTTGCACCGTGGTTGCAACACAAGAATTTTACATTTTGATATTAAGCCTcacaacattcttcttgacaaaaACTTTTTGCCTAAAATCTCTGATTTTGGCCTTGCTAGAATATGTACTAGAGGGAAAAGTATCATTTCGATGCAGGGTGCAAGGGGCACAGTAGGGTATATTGCTCCTGAAGTATTTAGTAGAAACTATGGAGGAGTTTCACACAAGTCTGATGTTTATAGCTATGGAATGATGGTTTTAGAGATGGTTGGAGGGAGAAAAAATGTCAATGTTGGAGGTAATACGAGTGAAATATATTTCCCACATTGGATTTACAAGCGCATTGAgcttgaagaagatgttcttggattGAAGAAGACTATGGACGACGAGGAGGATAAAGTAAAAGTGAAAAAGATGATCATAGTGAGCTTGTGGTGCATACAAACTGACCCTTTAAACCGGCCAGCTATGAGCGATGTCATAGACATGTTAGAAGGGAGTCTTGATTCATTGCAAGTACCACCCGAACCTGTTTTGTCTTCTCCTGCAAGATCGCCAGCAGATACTACTACACTTGTTACATAACAAATTAATAGTGGCTATGTAATTTACTAGACATATATAATGATTTTCGTAAATCCTATGATGAATTATCAAATAATTGTATGACAATTAATTTCTTGTATGTTTTTATCAGGACGAAAAGATCTATCTGATCCGATTGAAAGAAACTTCCTCGTTTACATGTCCATTTatctaatattaattttcatatttcagATCAATTTTCAGGATAAATTATGCATACTTAATTTACTTTACTATCTTTCATGTTCTCAAACAATTTTCAAGTTCCAAACATAAAACTAACTTAGAAGCCTGGATAACATATATGAACTATCAAGTTTAGGCCggtcataaaaaattaatagaattagACGGAgtactaaataaaaattaatacagTGTCAGAATTTCTGCAATCTCATGTGTCAATATTTAAGCTTAATTATAAGAATGGCAAAGTTTTTATTGGCAACAATTGTTTAGTTGTGTTCTTAGAACTTAGAAGTGCATTCCTTGTACGCTATATGTCGTGCTACATACATGAAATATTAATAGCGTAAGTCTAAATGTTGGCACGCACTTTCAGGTCCTTATGGCTCCAAATTAAAGTCGGAGGGAAAAAGCTCTAACTCTCACTTCTCgaatttcattttcaattgCATTGGGAAACATGTTAGGAATCTAATTGCATTCCACATTTTACACTATATCATTCCATAAGTTACTATAAAAATCGTCTCCTAATTCTATCTGcatgaattaataatatattttcagaaatacttttaattaaaaattggaatcaatatatatatatatataagttaatttCCAACTTGAAACCAAACAACGACatatcaatttcaaaaggaaaatttaacCTCTACGTACAAAAGCAGACTTTATATATGATCATatattatactttttcttttcttttctttttttaccgtTAGAGCTATGTGAACATTTGTTTGGATTTGGACCATTCAATATATATCTCGCGCATATTTTGAGCCCAGATGTCCATCAACTTTGCAATCCCTCATATGCTGTTGTGTCTGACTGGTTACAATACGCCTCAAGGGTAAAACAAATATTGCCTTCTATTTTATACATGTgcaaacaatttgattttcattctttatatttcatataaaaaaaaaattaatggtttTTCCTTCATTACATTTGATGCATGGAAACATCTCAGCCAGGTTGTATTTTGGTCAGCTTTTCTTGGATTTAGTTAATGCATTAAATTATTAGTTCAGAATATATTAACATAAATCCATTTGGGTGTACAACATGTTTCTCCTATGAAAGTACCTATTTGTCCTTCTAAAATGCTTTTCTAAAgatgaaattataaaattacatcTTAACCGATCTCCTCACTAATAGTTTAGGAAAGCAAGGGTCAACGTggacaagaaaatgaaaatggtaGATATTGATAAGCTGACTGTGCTGCAGCCATGTCACAGTCAGCAGCCATGTCATCACATAGCCACGTCATCATACAATCTGGATCAACAAGAGTTTGCTTCAAACAAATCACCTCCAagtgataaaaacaaaactggTGCAGGATAAATGTTATCAGCGATAAAGCTGGTGTAGCTGGTGTAGTTATCTGTCATTGGTAATCCTTATTTTGCCTTTTCTTGTAACTAACGTATGGGAAAATACTTGTATAAATAATGCTGTAAAAGTCAATATTAGAAGTAGAAAAAGTGCAGTAAACAGTTAAGTAATACAATATACACAAGCACATTTTTTGttactttcttgttttttatcatggtatcagagcttggaaAATCTCCAAAGCTTAATCTGAATGTAGCTTTGGAAATTGAACCAAGATTAACCATCCAATCTTTTCATCAATGTTCCAGTTTGATATCTTTAAAActtgatttttcaaattatcTACTATGGAGATCACAAATGGTTCCCTTGGTTCAAAGTTTGGGAATTCTACATCACATTACTAATGTTGAACGTCCATTAGAAGAACTTCAGATAGAAACTAGTGGAGGCAGTGGAAGCAGTAAAGTTTGTAATCCAAATTATCAACTATGGATCAACAATGATGGCCTGTTTATAACTTGGTTGCTCGGGACAATGACAGAAGATGTTCTCAGCTTCACCTTTGGCCTGGAGACAGCTTTCAGTGTTTGGCATGCCATTGAAGAGCAATTGCTGCCAGCTACGAAGGAGAAGGAAATCTACTTAACTGATCGTTTGATGGGTTTGAAGAAAGGATCTGCAACCTTAGATGAGTATCTCAAAAACTTTAACTCTATTTGTGATAATTTATCTACAATTGGAAAACCAGTGAATGACTTGGATAAATGCTTTCATTTATCTAGAGGATTAGGCCATACTTATCAAGATTTTAGGTTGGCTATGTTGTCAAAGCCCCCATATCCGACATATACGCAGTTTGTTCTCTCTTTAAGGTCTCATGAACAGGTTCTAAGTAATTTTTTCAGAAGAAAAGCAGGGCCTAAATCAAGAATATGCATTTGTTGGGCAACGAAGTCGTGGAACAGGAAGAGGACGTGGTGGCAGATTCAACTCCCGTGGATGTGGTTTTGGACCCGCAAGCTTCTCTGTGCCAAATCGTGGAGGTTTCAGTCCTACAAACTTTTCTGTCCATAATCGTGGAGGAAGTCACTTTTCAACACAAGGCCGTGGCAGCTATTTTTCTCGTAATATGGCTCCTGCACCAGTTTCTAATAGCACTCAGACCCTGAAATCCTCTCAAAAAGAAGCAGTCATATGTCAAATATGTGGTAGACCCTATCATACTGCTTCCAATTGTTGGAACAGATATAATCCTATAGATGAACCCGGTGAACACCATGAAGCTAATGTTGCCCATAAAGTTCAAGAAGAACCCACATTTTTTGCAGATTCTGGAGCTACATCCCACATGACTAATGACCCAGGTACCTTATCAATTTCTAAACCTTACAAAGGATCAGATGCTATCTATGTGGGTAACGGGAAAGCTTTATCAATTTCCCATATTGGAAATAATACGCTTAAATctcatcaaaaaaatatttctttaaaaaatgttttggtagttccaaaattgacaaaaaatctACTTTCAGTTAGTAAATTGACTGATGATAATGCTTGTAGTGTGGAATTCAcctcttttggttttttgattaAGGACCTCAACAATCAAATAATAGCCAAGGGGCGTAGACATGGTGGACTGTATGCTTTGAATGATGACAATCAAGCGTTGGCAGCAATAAAATATGGAGGTGGTTCATCTGAACTGTGGCATCTCAGATTGGGTCATCCAAACACTCAGTTCTTACAAAtcttagataaaaataaaaatatttctgttTCAAGTTGGATGACAAATTCCTCTATGTGTGAAAGTTGTCAGTTAGGGAAGCAATGTAAACTTCCTTTTGATACTTCCAATAATCTTTCTACTGCTCCTTTGAATAAGGTACATTGTGACCTATGGGGACCTGCTCCTGTTTTATCTactcaaggttttaaatattacgttatttttattgatgattacaaTAGATTCACTTGGTTTTATCCTCTAAAAAGGAAATCAGACTTCTATGATACTTTTCTCAAATTTCAGAAGatggttgaaaatcaatttgataaaaaaattaaaatctttcaaagtGATGGTGGCGGTGAATTTCAATCACAGATATTTATATCTCATTTGGATTATTGTGGTATTATTCATCAAATTTCTTGTCCAagaacaccacaacaaaatggtgtagctgAACGAAAGCATCGTCACCTTGTTGAAACAGGTTTGACTATGATGTTTCATGCTGAGATACCACCTAAATATTGGgtagatattttttttactgctacatatttgataaataggCTGCCAGCTTCTTCATTAAAAATGGAAAttccatataaaaaattatatggacAATTGCCACATTAAATGGGTCTTCGAGTTCTGGGTTGCAGATGTTATCCATATCTTAGACAATCGGGAAATAATAAGTTTATGAAGAAAACTTATCCGTGTATTTTTATTGACTACAGTCCTTCTCATAAGGGATACAGATGCTTGGATCCAAAGACAAATCGAGTATTTATTTCAAGGCACGTTGTATTTGATGAAACATTATTTCCTTTCAAAACTAATATTTCTTCTATTTCACAGGAACCTCTTGAACTGACTACTTTCTTTAATGCTGATGAGTGCTATGCCACACCCAAGGACCAAGGCTCACACGACACTCAAAACCAAAATTGGTCACCCAACCCTTTACCCAACAGTTCATACAGCAAGGACCAGTCCACAGCACCTATATTACCCACCAGCTGTTGTGAGGAGACAACCCACTTACAACCAGTCTTTCCTTCCTCACCTACCACCTACTGCCCTCCATCCCAACCGATCCCCACTCACACACACACCCCCATGTCACCTACCTCCTCACCTACCCCCTGCTGCACTACATCACAGCCGGTCCCCACTCACTCACAATCATTTTCTGATCAGGTACCACCCTCTCC is a genomic window containing:
- the LOC107429387 gene encoding LEAF RUST 10 DISEASE-RESISTANCE LOCUS RECEPTOR-LIKE PROTEIN KINASE-like 1.2, whose product is MRLHKLLYLEKKHIQISILIIFFTLQLVKSGTVPEESRYEDCKPRNCGSGPDISYPFYVQGAGGDFCGEPAFEIVCMDNKPMHWTSSGPYIIKNISYENQSILLVAAELVNAPCFAPSQRFAFAHNSPFKFTSKHADLLFSYGCNKSFAVFGFETSLVSCASNSSYKSFVALLPKAVKINDGCISDVFVPVDLEGDRSNQTIKNVDYVQLLKNGFTLEWHGRGCGNFCTESGGRCRQENGVAVCYCPDGTTHPTKCKQGNLI
- the LOC112493063 gene encoding PR5-like receptor kinase, which codes for MTNSFSDKLGQGGYGSVYKGKLRDDGGLVAVKVLNESKGDGEEFINEVATISRTSHVNIVSLLGFCYEGQKRALIYDFMPNGSLEKFIFGENPRNNKLGWKMLYQISLGIARGLEYLHRGCNTRILHFDIKPHNILLDKNFLPKISDFGLARICTRGKSIISMQGARGTVGYIAPEVFSRNYGGVSHKSDVYSYGMMVLEMVGGRKNVNVGGNTSEIYFPHWIYKRIELEEDVLGLKKTMDDEEDKVKVKKMIIVSLWCIQTDPLNRPAMSDVIDMLEGSLDSLQVPPEPVLSSPARSPADTTTLVT